CCCGCAGCAGGCGCTGTCGGTGGCGTGCATGTCCTACAACGGCGAACTCAGCTACGGCTTCATGTTCGACCGTGAGGTAGTCACCGAAGGCCAACTGGTCGCGGACTACTTTGACGAAGCTTTCGTCGAGTTAAAGGCATCGATCGAGGGCTAACCAAGCCAGCGCTATTTGTCTGATCCCCAAAACGCAGATTCCTCGTCTGCCTCGGCTGTGCTGGCCTCGTCGACATGCTGGTGATCAGTCAGGATGGCTGCCATTAACGCCGTGGTGATGGGAACGGCGGCGATGATGCCCAGACCACCGATCAGCGCACGAACAATCTCTTGGGCAATGACTTCGTTATTGATCGATTGCAGCAAGCCCAGGTCAGACATCGTGAGCAGGATGAACGTGGGTAGCGCCGCGCCGACATAGGCCAGGACTAGGGTGTTCACGGTCGCCGCTACGTGGTCGCGACCAACTCGCATACCGGCGCCGAACAACTGCGGCCAACGAGCCGACGGATCTGCCCGCTTTACCTCAGCGACGGCTGCTGCCTGGGTGATCGTCACATCGTCCAACACACCTAACGCGCCAATGACCACCCCTGCTAAGAACAATCCGCGGAGATCAAACTCCATTCCTTGTAGATCAAGGAAGTACGATCCCTCATCTCCCATCCCGCTCAGCGAAACGAACCCGGTAAACAACCACGCCAAGGCGAGGGTAAGGAAAAGCGCCAAAACCGTTCCGACAATCGCGACCACTGTTCCCACATGGGGACCGTGGGCAAGGAACATGGCCACGATGGCGATAGCCGCCGTGCCCACGGCCGCGATAACCACCGGATCCTTCCCCAACAAGATCGACGGCAGAATGAACCAGATCAGCAGAGCCATCGACGACACCAGACCTGCTAGCGCCGACACACCTTTCCATCGCGCGAACAGCACCACAGCGACCGCAAACAGGCCCGCAAGCCACAGCAGGGAGGACTGCCGATCAATATCGCTGAGTGCAAATTCGCCTGGCTCTGTGTTGCTTTCCACTAGCCACACTTGGGTTCCTACAGCTATCTCTGGGGAGTTTCGCGTCTGGAATGCATCGGTTTTAACGTTCTCCCCCGCGAAGAGGCCTTCGGCAACCTCAATGGTTAACGTCACACAATCTTCAGCGACCGGTTTACAGTCTGAAACTTCAGTGACGGTGCCTGGGGTGCGCTCGCCTAGGGGGGTGGTGGGGACCGGTTCGGAAGGCCACAGGATGATCAGTGCCGCCGCCGTGATCACGGCCAATAATCCGATGATGAACCATAACGACCGGCGGATACTGCCACCCACCAAAGTGTCAGCGGCGTCAGCACTGTGAGAATGTTCGACACTCATGACTTCTCCTGCCTGACTGAACGAAGACGTCTGTTGTGAACCACCCTACTTTGTCAATCGGGCAGGCAAACAGATCCGAGATTGCGTTTGGCGAAGTTGCGGCAGGGATGCGCTTTACTCCAAGTAATCGCGTAGTACCTGCGAGCGGCTGGGGTGCCGCAGTTTCGACATCGTCTTGGACTCGATCTGACGAATCCGCTCACGAGTGACCCCGTAAACCTTCCCGATCTCGTCAAGCGTCTTGGGCTGGCCATCGGTGAGACCGAAGCGCATCCGCACCACACCCGCCTCACGATCAGACAAGGTCACCAGTACCTGATCCAACTGTTCTTGCAGCAGTGTGAAGGACACCGCATCGGCCGGCACGATCGCCTCAGAGTCTTCAATCAGATCACCGAACTCGCTGTCGCCGTCTTCGCCCAGGGGCGTGTGCAGCGAAATGGGCTCCCGACCATACTTTTGCACCTCGACGATCTTTTCCGGCGTCATGTCGAGTTCGAGGGCCAACTCCTCCGGAGTGGGCTCCCGACCGAGATCCTGCAACATCTGCCGCTGCACGCGAGCAAGCTTGTTGATGACCTCCACCATGTGGACCGGGATTCGGATGGTTCGGGCCTGATCGGCCATCGCGCGCGTGATCGCCTGGCGAATCCACCACGTGGCGTAGGTGGAGAACTTGTAGCCCTTTTTGTAGTCGAACTTCTCCACTGCACGGATCAAACCCAAGTTGCCTTCTTGGATCAGATCTAGGAAGAGCATCCCGCGACCGGTGTAGCGCTTGGCCAGTGAGACCACCAACCGCAGGTTGGCCTCCAGCAGGTGGTTCTTGGCTCGTTGGCCGACCCTTACCAGTTGCTCGAGTTCGTATTCCTGATCGCCTTTGAGTTTCTTGACGAACTTCTCATCCGCTAGTCGCTCTTCGGCGAAGAGACCGGCCTCGATCCGCTTCGCGAGCACCACCTCTTGCTCAGCGTTAAGAAGCGGAACCTTGCCGATCTGCTTCAGATAGTCCTTGACTGGATCCGCAGTAGCACCCGCCACGGTGACGGTCTGGACGGGCTCATCAGTCTCATCGGTGTCAGACAGCACCAGCACCTCGGGGCCGTCTTTCTTCTTGCCCTTGCCGTCTTTTTCTTCATCTTTCAGATCGCGCAAGGCAACTTCTAGATCCTCTTCGGCTTCCTGCTCAATCTTGGCGGCGGCTTTAAGATCCACGCCGTCTTTGTCGGCGATCGCCGGTGCGGAACCGTTGGAACTGGGGGCGGCGGCAACTTCCTCAGTCTCAGCAGCCTTCTTGGCTTTTGATTTAGTAGCAGCGGCCTTCTTGGTCGCAGGCTTCTTCGCCGTGGACTTCTTAGCCGTGGACTTCTTGGCCGCGGGCTTGGCTTTCGAAGTAACAGCCTTCTTGCTGGTGCTCTTCGTGGCCGCGGCCTTCTTGGTCGCAGGCTTCTTCGCCGTGGATTTCTTCGCTGCCGTTTGGGACTTGGTAGCCGAACTCTTCGTCGTGCTCTTCTTTGCGGCGGGCTTGGACTTCGAAGCAGCAGCCTTCGTCTTGGCAGGCTTCGCAGCCGAACTCTTCGTGGCCGCGGCCTTCTTGGTCGCAGGCTTCTTCGCCGTGGAGTTCTTCGCTGCTGTCTTGGTCTTGGCAGCCGAAGCCTTCTTCGTGGCAGGCTTCTTTGCTGTCTTGGTCTTAGTGGTCACTCTGCTCCCTCTAGCGGCCGAACCCGCAGCCAGCGTCCTCCCTGGCCGACACAAAGGGCCCGTGTCAAGTCGAAATCGACTTGGACGGGCTCGGGCGCTCTCGCGCTGCCCTATTGTGGCATGGATTCCCAGTGAGGGCCTCGTTGCCCCGTCGGCGACGTGTCTCTACTGGGAAAAACGCCTGATCGGCCGCCCACATTCCCCCAGATGTGTGCCACATCTAACCTGCTTTGGCCGCCTTTTGCGCACGTTTCCACTCCCGCACCCGCTGCAGACTGTCCGGCCCAGTCACATCCGCCACACTCATGAAAGTCCCCGGCTCACCATAGGGGTCGCACACTTGCTGCGCATCAGCCATTTCCTGCGGCAATCGGCCACTCTTGAGCAACATCGCCAAGAATATCTTCGCCTTCTGCTCTCCGAACCCCGGTAGGGCCCGGAGTCGTTTGAGGCAGTCGCGGCCATCGGTGGCTTCCAACCAGATTCGACTGGCATCACCGTCGTAGTCGTCGCATACCGCCCGAGCCAATGACTGAATCCGGGTGGCCATGGCTTTCGGGAAGCGATGTATCGCTGGCGACTGCGCGGCTGTTGAGACCAGGTCGTCCTCTGAGAGTTGCGTGAGGACGGCGGGATCTAAGTTGTCGGGTGACCCTAGTCGCGCTGCAAGCACATACGGGCCGGTGAACGCCCGTTCCATGGGCACCTGCTGATCGAGCAGCATCCCCACCAACAGTGCAAATGGATCGCTAGTGAGCAAATCGTTGGCTTCGGGGGTTTGGGCAACAGCAATCTGGGCGGTCATGGCGCATGACAGTACCTGAGCCCCACAGGGTCAGCACCTCGGGGGCGGCGCTTGCTAGCAGGGCGATGTCGCTGTATCGGCCAGGGTCTCGGACACGATACGGCCCACCGGGTCCGCCTCAATCAGGAAGCCATCATGTCCAAAGGGTGATTCGATGACATCCAGCCCGCCACAGCTGCGAATGTGATCTGCCAAGTGCTGCTGCTGGGCAAGGGGATACAGCCGATCGGTATCTATTCCGGCGACGCGAACCGGAACTTCAATCCCGGCAAGCACCTGCTCCAGACCTCCACGACCCCGACCCACATCGTGGGTAGTCATGGAGTCAGTCAGCGACACATAACTTCCGGCGTCGAACCGGTACAAGATCTTGTCACCGTGGTGATCCAGATAGGACTGCACGGCAAAGCGGCCAGCATCGTCATGGCGACCCGCCACCTTGTGTTGCAGCGGCTCTTCGGCAGTCTGCGGAACCCGACCGAATCGCAAGTCAAACTCTCGCGACGTGCGGTAGGTCAAATGGGCGAACCGCCGCGCCACTCGCAAACCAGCCACGGGGCCGATCCCGTGATCGTAGTAGTCCCCGCCCAGCCAGTAGGGGTCGGCGGTAACTGCCTGGATTTGGGCAGTCTGTGTGGCAATCTGATCGCCAGAGGCGGCCGCGGTGGTAGCGAGCATGACTGCCGATTGCACTCGGTCCGGATGGGAAACCACCCATTCCAGTGCTCGCATGCCCCCCATCGAGCCGCCCACGACCAGGGCAAAAGACTGGATGCCCAGGTGATCGGCGAGCAGCCGTTCCACTTCAACCTGATCGCGAGCCGAGACACGCGGCCATCGGGAACCCCAGGGCGACCCATCGGGATGGAGACTTGCGGGACCGGTAGTGCCCTGGCAGCCTCCCAACGTGTTGGCGCACACCACAAACCATTGATCGGTATCGATCGGGCACCCTGGGCCAATGAGGGAATCCCACCAGCCGGCCGTTGGTTGGCCAGGACCAGCCGGACCTGCGGCATGCGCGTCACCGGTCAGTGCATGTTCGATCAGCACCGCGTTGCTGCGCTGGGGGTTGAGTGTTCCCCAAGTCTCGTAGGCCACCCGCACCGCCGGCAGGCTGCCACCGAATTCCAGGTCTAGCCCCCCGACGTCGGCAAACCGACGCCAGGCGGCTGGATCACCCTCCCGCCACGCACCGGTGGCGGGAGGACGCTGGGACCCGTTCACGACGTGGCTTCCGCCTTTGCTGCGCGGAAGCCGGCGTCAAGGTCGGCCAAGATGTCATCGATGCTCTCGATACCTACGGCCAACCGGACCAACCCGGGAGTAACTCCTGCGGCTAGCTGCTCTTCAGGAGTGAGTTGCGAGTGGGTGGTTGACGCTGGGTGAATGACCAGGGAGCGCACATCACCGATGTTAGCGACATGGCTGTGCAACTGCAGGCCTTCGACGAAGCGCTTGCCCGCTTCGAGGCCACCGTCGATCTCGAAAGCCAGCACAGCACCGGTACCTTCGGGAGCGTACTTCTGGCCCAACTGGTACCACGGGCTGCTGGGCAGTCCGGCGTAGTTCACGCGGAGAACCTCTTCGCGGCCTTCCAGCCACTGCGCCACCTTCTTGGCGTTCGATACGTGGCGCTCGATGCGCAGCGACAACGTCTCTAGCCCTTGCGAGAGCAGCCAGGCGTTGAACGGGGCGGCTGCCGAGCCGATGTCACGTAACAGTTGCACCCGGGCCTTCATGATGAAGGACACGTTGACGCCGAATAGTCCGTCCGTACCAAGGTCCTTGGCGTAAACCAGGCCGTGGTAACTGGGATCGGGCTGGGTGTAGTTGGGGTACTTCTCCGGGTACTTGCCGTAGTCGAAGGTGCCACCGTCAACGATGACACCAGCAACAGCGGTGCCATGTCCGCCGATGTACTTGGTCGCGGAGTGCACAACGACATCCGCGCCCCACTTCAGCGGCTGAATCAGGTACGGGGTGGCAACGGTGTTGTCCACGACCAGCGGTACACCATTCTCATGGGCGATACCAGCCACGGTCTCGATATCCAGTACATCGTTCTTGGGGTTCGCGATGGTCTCGGCAAAGAACAGCTTAGTGTTCGGGCGCACCGCATCCCGCCACGCCTGCGGGTCATCGGGATCACTGACGAAGGTCACCTCGATGCCCAGCTTGGGCAGCGTGTAGTGGAACAGGTTGTAGGTGCCGCCGTACAAACTCGGGCTGGACACTAGGTGGTCACCGGACTCGGCGATATTCAGGATGGCCAGCGTTTCGGCTGCCTGGCCACTGGCAACCAGCAGCGCTCCCACGCCACCTTCCAGGGCGGCAATCCGGTCTTCGACCACGGCCTGGGTCGGGTTCATGATCCGGGTGTAGATATTGCCCAGTTCCTTCAACGCGAACAGGTTGGCTGCGTGGTTGGTGTCGTTGAACGTGTACGACGTGGTCTGGTAAATCGGCAGTGCACGCGCGTTGGTCGCCTCGTCGGGTGACTGACCCGCGTGAATCTGCTTGGTTTCGAAGCCCCATGCCTCGCTCATAGTTTCTCTTCCTCCATTAGTTTTACCCAGGTTTTGGGCGCCTGTAGTTTTCGTTGTGATCTTGTTTTCAGATAGGGGTCCCCATCCCAAGTGGGCGGGGGATGTCATCCGGGGAGCGCTGGAAAAGCGCCGCTCAAGCCCCGGTGACCTGCTGCATTCGACAACAACACATATCGTCCACCTTTTCCGGGGACGCAGTGTGCGCGTCCCGCGCTTGCCGACATTTCGACCTGGTCCTCATCCGGAGCACCCCACCGCGGTGGGAGGGTTGCTGTCCGACTAGCCGGAGCTTTCCATCGGAACTCGTGACCTGACCAATAAGGTAACTGATGTGCCGGGCAATCGTCCAGTTTGGCTAAGCAGCACTTTCGGGTCGAGTGCCGTGTCGGCACTGTTCCTCGGACAAATTGGCCATGATGTCCTCCCAAACTGACGGCGGCATCCCGGCATCGAGTGCTCGACGCAAGAGTTGCGAAAGACCGTGATTTGGGTCGGTGACCAGCGCTCGCTCCACCGCTGCCGCGGCCCGTAGCCCATCCCCGAGTTGCCAAGCGGCGAGTCCGGCGACCGCCCCCATAGGGGCGATATGCGACTCTGGCCCCCGTCGC
This genomic interval from Actinomycetes bacterium contains the following:
- a CDS encoding homoserine O-acetyltransferase; translation: MNGSQRPPATGAWREGDPAAWRRFADVGGLDLEFGGSLPAVRVAYETWGTLNPQRSNAVLIEHALTGDAHAAGPAGPGQPTAGWWDSLIGPGCPIDTDQWFVVCANTLGGCQGTTGPASLHPDGSPWGSRWPRVSARDQVEVERLLADHLGIQSFALVVGGSMGGMRALEWVVSHPDRVQSAVMLATTAAASGDQIATQTAQIQAVTADPYWLGGDYYDHGIGPVAGLRVARRFAHLTYRTSREFDLRFGRVPQTAEEPLQHKVAGRHDDAGRFAVQSYLDHHGDKILYRFDAGSYVSLTDSMTTHDVGRGRGGLEQVLAGIEVPVRVAGIDTDRLYPLAQQQHLADHIRSCGGLDVIESPFGHDGFLIEADPVGRIVSETLADTATSPC
- a CDS encoding RNA polymerase sigma factor codes for the protein MTTKTKTAKKPATKKASAAKTKTAAKNSTAKKPATKKAAATKSSAAKPAKTKAAASKSKPAAKKSTTKSSATKSQTAAKKSTAKKPATKKAAATKSTSKKAVTSKAKPAAKKSTAKKSTAKKPATKKAAATKSKAKKAAETEEVAAAPSSNGSAPAIADKDGVDLKAAAKIEQEAEEDLEVALRDLKDEEKDGKGKKKDGPEVLVLSDTDETDEPVQTVTVAGATADPVKDYLKQIGKVPLLNAEQEVVLAKRIEAGLFAEERLADEKFVKKLKGDQEYELEQLVRVGQRAKNHLLEANLRLVVSLAKRYTGRGMLFLDLIQEGNLGLIRAVEKFDYKKGYKFSTYATWWIRQAITRAMADQARTIRIPVHMVEVINKLARVQRQMLQDLGREPTPEELALELDMTPEKIVEVQKYGREPISLHTPLGEDGDSEFGDLIEDSEAIVPADAVSFTLLQEQLDQVLVTLSDREAGVVRMRFGLTDGQPKTLDEIGKVYGVTRERIRQIESKTMSKLRHPSRSQVLRDYLE
- a CDS encoding DUF4192 domain-containing protein gives rise to the protein MVTAQHAPTDAELAELMAGCADLRVRDTWLRRMTVSARQQQWSRVWRCTAEALRRGPESHIAPMGAVAGLAAWQLGDGLRAAAAVERALVTDPNHGLSQLLRRALDAGMPPSVWEDIMANLSEEQCRHGTRPESAA
- a CDS encoding YibE/F family protein; amino-acid sequence: MSVEHSHSADAADTLVGGSIRRSLWFIIGLLAVITAAALIILWPSEPVPTTPLGERTPGTVTEVSDCKPVAEDCVTLTIEVAEGLFAGENVKTDAFQTRNSPEIAVGTQVWLVESNTEPGEFALSDIDRQSSLLWLAGLFAVAVVLFARWKGVSALAGLVSSMALLIWFILPSILLGKDPVVIAAVGTAAIAIVAMFLAHGPHVGTVVAIVGTVLALFLTLALAWLFTGFVSLSGMGDEGSYFLDLQGMEFDLRGLFLAGVVIGALGVLDDVTITQAAAVAEVKRADPSARWPQLFGAGMRVGRDHVAATVNTLVLAYVGAALPTFILLTMSDLGLLQSINNEVIAQEIVRALIGGLGIIAAVPITTALMAAILTDHQHVDEASTAEADEESAFWGSDK
- a CDS encoding Fe-S cluster assembly protein HesB; this encodes MTAQIAVAQTPEANDLLTSDPFALLVGMLLDQQVPMERAFTGPYVLAARLGSPDNLDPAVLTQLSEDDLVSTAAQSPAIHRFPKAMATRIQSLARAVCDDYDGDASRIWLEATDGRDCLKRLRALPGFGEQKAKIFLAMLLKSGRLPQEMADAQQVCDPYGEPGTFMSVADVTGPDSLQRVREWKRAQKAAKAG
- a CDS encoding bifunctional o-acetylhomoserine/o-acetylserine sulfhydrylase, coding for MSEAWGFETKQIHAGQSPDEATNARALPIYQTTSYTFNDTNHAANLFALKELGNIYTRIMNPTQAVVEDRIAALEGGVGALLVASGQAAETLAILNIAESGDHLVSSPSLYGGTYNLFHYTLPKLGIEVTFVSDPDDPQAWRDAVRPNTKLFFAETIANPKNDVLDIETVAGIAHENGVPLVVDNTVATPYLIQPLKWGADVVVHSATKYIGGHGTAVAGVIVDGGTFDYGKYPEKYPNYTQPDPSYHGLVYAKDLGTDGLFGVNVSFIMKARVQLLRDIGSAAAPFNAWLLSQGLETLSLRIERHVSNAKKVAQWLEGREEVLRVNYAGLPSSPWYQLGQKYAPEGTGAVLAFEIDGGLEAGKRFVEGLQLHSHVANIGDVRSLVIHPASTTHSQLTPEEQLAAGVTPGLVRLAVGIESIDDILADLDAGFRAAKAEATS